CCCCTTGCCGCACGGCAGGACGCCAAGCACTACGTCCGGCTTCTCGGCAATCGCGTTAACCACCTCGTGAATTGTACCATCACCGCCGCACGCAATAATCCAGTGTGAATCATTTTCAATAGCTTCCTGCGCGATCCGGTTTGCGTCACCGGACTGAGTGGTCAACTCCAGACGTCCCGTGTAACCTTTAACTGTGAGACGCTGAAACGCCTGTTCAGCAATTGCAGCAGCCTTGCCTTTTCCGGAAATTGGGTTGGTGATTAGCACAAAATCTCGGTATGGATGTTGAGTTCTGTCTGGCATCGTGATCTCTATAAAATTTGCAACGGTCAACAGATTGGTTGCAGACGTTTATTGCCTCTATGTTTCAAGCAGATCCGCCACCTTGACAGCCGCACCGGTACTTGCAGCGTCGCACGTTGCCTGACAGAGAGCGAGTATTTGCAGGTTATTCCTACCTGAGATCCCCGGTTCAACCGCGTTGCGGATATACTCCCTTAACGCATCCAGCACAAGCTGTTCGCTGCGTGGCAAAGATAGCGGTTCAATCGTTTCAGGCTCACCATCGCCCGTCGGTTGAAATTCGATTCCCTCTACGTCGTAGGCTCGGAGTGTGCCCCTATCCATCTGCATGCGTAGGTGATATGAACTGTTTTGGGCACAGTGCGTTATCCCATAATTGCATACCATCCCGTTTTCGTATTCGAGAATCGCATAAACTCCTGAATCGTAAGGATATTGACTCCAAGGTGTATTGAATGTCCGCGCAATCACGGTTTGAACGGGACCAAACCAGAAGTTGAGGTTATCAAAATGGTGGCAACTCATATCCCAAATCATTGCATTGAGATAGTTAAGCGTGCGTGGATCCGGGCGATAGCGGTGGTGGATAAGGTCAACGATCGCGGGGGTGCCGCAAGTTCCCTCATCGAGGAGTCCTTTTATTGTCTGTTGCAGCGGCTGATAGCGATAATTCTGTGCCACACAGAATCTGACGCCGCTCCCCTCCCCCTCCCTGACCAATTGCTTCGCTAAAGTGAGGTCGGTTGTCATTCCTTTTTCAACAAGGACATGTAAACCGGCATCAAACCCCATCCGTGCGAAAGGAGCATGCGTTGCTGTTGGGGTACAAATCAATGCAGCATCGGCATCGACCACTTTAGCTGCTTCTTCAAGGCTTGAGAAGCAAGCGGATTTTTCTAGTCCTGTTTTCTCGCGTGCGATTTCGAGGACAGGCTCATCGACATCTACCAAGGCAACAGGCTCCCAATTTGGGTCAGCTATTACAACATCAATGGGCCAAGTGCCTCTGCCGCCCGTGCCGACGTGAATAGACCTCAATGGTTCATCTCTCATACGAATCTCCCGTGCGCTATCCCCACGCATAAGTGTTTGCAGTTATCAGAAATTGCTTTTACAATCCGACGGGTTATGGATTTATTTTAGCAGATTTCAGGATAGGTGGCAAGCGAAACCGAGATCCTCGAGCGGCAAATTTCCCCGCCTTTTATTTTTTTATTTGTAGCGGAAATTTGCCTCTTATTTCGCTTGATTTGGGATTTGCGCCATGATAAGATAGCCGAGCTTTCCGGTAATTTTCCGAGCTTTCCCTAGACTACCGGCTTCAAAATTTGCAGCCTGATACAACATCAATGTACCGAATCAATCGCACATGGCCCCTCATGACATATAAACATTATAAGGAGATCTGTCTTAGATGAAACTTTCACCCATTGATGGTGCAATCATCATTAGTTATATACTTTTTGCACTTGGACTCGGTATCTACTATTCCAAACGTGCTGGGAGGGATATTAACGAATTTTTCGTTTCTGGTAGAAATTTACCGTGGTGGCTCGCAGGCACATCAATGGTCGCGACGACGTTTGCCGCGGATACACCGTTGGCGGTCACGGGACTCGTAGTCAAGGACGGAATTGCAGGGAATTGGCTCTGGTGGAACATGGTCTTGAGCGGAATGTTAGCAACATTCCTATTCTCCAGGCTCTGGCGGCGAGCGGAGGTTATCACCGACGTTGAATTGACAGAATTGCGTTATGCCGGCAGATCAGCCAGCTTATTGCGTGGCTTTCGTGCCCTATACATCGGATTGCCAATAAATTGCATCACGATGGGTTGGGTGATTTTGGCAATGCAGAAGATCATCGTGTTGACCTTTAATCTGCCCGACACCGGCACATCGAAGGTGCTTGTTGTCCTTGCGTGTATGTTAATTGCGGGCATCTATTGTGCGCTGTCCGGGTTTTGGGGGGTTGTCATAACGGACCTAGTCCAATTCGGTATGGCGATGATTGGATCGATTGCGTTAGCAGTTATCGCTGTTGTCAAGATTGGTGGTATAGGCACCCTGAAAACCAAGCTGTCGGAGATGCATGGGGCAGACCACTCGATCCTGCACTTCTTTCCAGATTTTGGTGCCGGCGAGATGGCGATATTGACCTTTGGCGTTTACCTCGGTGTTCAATGGTGGGCGGCAAACGGAGTAGATGGCGGTGGTTACATCGCCCAACGGATGTTTGCGGCGAAGGACGAACGGAATACATTGCTTGCCACACTATGGTTCAACATCGCACACTATACGTTACGTCCTTGGCCCTGGATTCTAGTCGCCCTTGTATCAATGGTTGTCTATCCAAACCTCAGCGACCCGGAAGCAGGTTATCCGAAGTTGATGCTCGAATACCTGCCCACAGGATTGCTTGGGCTTATGCTTACTGCATTTCTTGCAGCGTTTATGTCAACGATTGACACCCACCTGAATTGGGGAGCGTCCTATCTCGTCAACGATTTCTACAAACGCTTTTTCAAACCAGAGGCTGACGACCGGCACTACGTGGTTGCTTCTCGGATCTCGGTGGTGTTGATCATGCTCGTTGCAGGGGTGACCAGTTTATTCATGAACTCGATTGCAGGAGCGTGGAAATTCCTGATCGCTCTCAACGCAGGGATTGGACTCGTGCAGATCCTGCGGTGGTACTGGTGGCGGATTAATGCATGGTCCGAGATTGCTGCGATGGTTACCTCGGCAGTTGTGTCAACAATTGTGTTCACCCTGCCCCAGACAAAAGATAACTTCGCATATCAGCTGCTGATTATTGTTCCGATTTCAACGCTAACTTGGCTCGTCACGACTTTGGTGACCTCCCCTGTTTCAGAAGAGAGGTTAATTGCGTTCTATCAACGCATCCGACCGAATGGCGGCTGGTGGGGACGTATTCCTAGCCTCGCAAATGTCCAACCGATTGAAGAGAGTGGTATGCCAGCACTGCTCAACTGGGTGTTGGGTTCGGCATTTGTCTATTGCGCACTGTTTGGGTTCGGCAAATTGCTATTGGGATTTTACGGTGCTGGCGTCCTTTTTCTACTGATTGCGCTGGTCACAGGGGGGCTGGTCTATCGCGGACTGCCGGCTCGATAATGAAAGGTTTGGGACAACATCAATGATAATGAGTTATTTTATTGCCGGACAACACAACTCTCCGAGCAGAAACTAGGAGTCCAAAGCGATTTGATGACTGGCGAATCGGACAACTACAGTAAGCCCCTAGACCCCGATTCTGAAGGAATGAAACTATTTTTGACCATTGACTATTGGGTAGGGTGAGTGTTGACATATCTCCATTATCACAGAAATGTCAACACGTAGATCGCAAACCCTCGGAACGGTGTTGGGTTGAACAGAAACCGTGAAACCCAACGCCATCGCTACAACCGATTTTGATTCGGTTGCCTCGCCCCCAGTCGCAGCATCGGGGGCGATTTTCCAAAATCGACCAACTCAGGTCCTTACTGCTTTGGCAGCCTCCGTTCAAGCCCATCATGAGGAAAACAGAATGAAGAAAATTGTACCACAATCATATTATTTCGGACTAATTGTCGCTTTTTTGATCCTTCCCGTCGTGCAACATGGACACGCGGCCAATGCGGCAGACAAAAGCATCATTAACGAGGGGCAAGACCAGAATCAGAGATCACTCACGAAACCACCCACGAGAGACACAAGTATCATCGTCATTTACGAAGAACGCGATCGCGATATTCCCAAAATCATTTCAGGGCTTCGAGGGTGGCGCGAAGGTTTTATTTTTGGTATCGGTGCCGGCGTTGGCTTCACCAACTTTACAGCACCGCTTGCGGTCTATTGGGCGGAAGCGTACGAAGGCAGCTGGCCGGATCCGCGTCAAACAAGACCTACTTTTGCAACAGAGCTCAAAATTGGGCACGGACTGTCAGATCAATTCCTTCTCTACTACACAAGTCGCATCTCATGGCTCCCGTTATCGAATCTTTATCGGGATACTATGATCGCCAATGGGAGCGCCGGTGCCGGCATGATGTACTTTCCGCTCCGAAGCATTGATTTTTACTTCGTCAGTTCTCTCGGACTCGCAACACTTGTAACTTGGCATCCCCCCTTCAAATTGGAAAAAGCGAGACAGACCGGTTTGGTCGCGTCGGGTGGAATCGGTTATGAATTCTTACGTCACCTGACCGTTGATTTTACAGTGAATTTCGGGCACGCGAACATAATACACTTCGATGATGTAACTGAAATAAAATTCGCCAATGAAATTATCACGTATTTAGTGACTCTTAACGCCATCGCCTACTAGCGCGTTTTGTTAGGAGGAAAACCTATGTACCCAAAAAGAATTTTAAGCCTCGCTACGACCATGTTACTCCTGATAGTTGTGTTTGCACACCTCCTGGGTTGTGGAGATGTTGATAACGAGATATTTACCGAACGACTCCGATTCACCGAATTTTTCCTTTTTCCAACGGCACCTTACATCAATAAGTCATACAGAGAACATGTGCCGGACGAAGAGGTGGCGGTCCGAGAAAATAATTTTGAATTAGAAATAGCAGAGATTCAGGAGGTTTACAGGGACTTTATTAACGCCTATGCAGCAGAGGATATGTCTGCCCTCACGCGAACCTTGGACACAGCAACAAGTATGGAATGGGATATTCCAGCGCAAGATCGTACTTCCCACTCGTGGTCAAATGCTAGAAGTGTTCAACAAGCTCTGTGGGGCACAATGATAGCCCCGCCTTGCCGTGAGATTCCGGATTGGGAACAGTGGAAGTTGACAGACTTTTATATTCGCGGTGCGTATATAAAGAGGCCCTATATGGAAGCAAGTGCAAAGGGACTTATGTTTTTTCCAAACGCACATTCGGACGGCTGTATTAGTGAGCTAGCATCTTTTTACCTGACAAAGAAGTCAACCAGATGGCGTATTCATCAAATTAATGGGTCCAGATACTTTGCGGACCCAAAGTACAAGGTGCCGGACCCACAAAACTAGGGGAATTGCATGTAAGTATTGTGTAGGGCTTACGCACTTCAATGGCGAAAATCATGTCCTATTTCCGGCTGTGCATACCTCTGACTTTGGCATATGACAATAGCAATCTCATCGTGAGGACAGGTTCCCCAACCCGTACTTGTTCCCAGAGCCCCGATGGATCCCCGATAAATCAGGACAGGCGGGATTTCCGCTGCACTGCAACCTGCCCTCGATGAAATCAGGGTTAGCCAACCTGCGTTCCGTCCGGAGCCCTGCCCAGGTACTGATTGCTCAATTGCCTAATTTTTATCACAGATGCGATTGCCCTCCCCACAGAACTAAGGGGGCTTGATATCTGCCTGATTCAAAGCAGCAGCACGGTATTTCTCGCACACTTATCACGCACAGGAGACACCCGCTATGAAACATCAACACCCTGTTTTCATTCTCTCAATCCTGATACTGCTCCTGATTGCCGACGCTGCTTCTTCGGCGGACGACTATTTTAACCATATCACAGTTTTTTCCGACGGGAAAATTACCCGTTTCACCCAAATGCCGATCCGTGTCCATATAGCACCTGTGCCTATCGGCATTGAGGGGGTTGAAACGTATCTGGAAAGTTTCCGCTATGCCATGCGCGAATGGGAAGCTGCCGCTGATGGGCAGATACAATTCCAAGAGGTGAAGGCAACCGACAACGCAGACATTCGCGTGCGGTGGCAGCGGAGTGGATTGACGCGAATCATCGATACCGCACTCGGCAAAACGGGGCTCACCCGTCTCTCAGAGACTGATTTCGAGGTAGACATGGTTTTGGCGTTGCGAGAAATCGGTTCGGCGGCGCTGCTTTCGCCCGAAAAGATGCGAACCGTTTGTCTCCATGAACTTGGACATGCAATAGGACTTTGGGGACACAGCTCAGATTCAGTGGATGTGCTTTTCTTCGCAGCAACGGCACAACGCCCGACGGATCGAGATAAGGCGACACTGCACAAAGTCTACGCGACTCCACCCTACACGCCTCAACATGAAGCTGCAATTGCAATTCTCAAAGTACAGATTGAAACCAATCCAAAACACGTCCGGAGCCACTATCTCCTCGGCACTGTCAATTTCGATAAAGACGAAATGGACGCAGCGATTGCAAATTTCAAAGCCTGTTTAGCGCTTAATCCGTACTTTCAGCAAGCCAACGAAAAACTGCTTCTTGCCTATCAGAAAAGCGGACGTAGAGAGGAAGCACTCGTCCAGCTTCAAAAGATGCTCAATCGGGAGGCATCGCCAGAGGGGTATAACATCGCCGGCGTGATATACTATCAAAGTCAGAAAATTGACGAAGCTATCGCAGCTTTCAAGAGCGCGCTCCAGATTAACCCTCGCTATCATCCAGCCAAAAATAATCTACATCAACTCTATCGTGAGCAGGGTATCGCTGCCCTAGTAGATGAAACTTATCCGCAAGCAATTGCGTTTTTTTCAGAAGCACTCCAACTTGACCCGACAGATTCGACACTATATAGTCTGACAGGTGAGGTCTACGCAAAAAGCGGGGATCACCAAAACGCAATTGCAGAGTACAAAAAAGCATTGCAATTTAATCCCGGTGCCACAGATGCCAAGCAAAATCTCGCTCGGTCCTACAACAATTTCGGTGTACAGTTGACTCAATCCCAACGTTGGGAGGAAGCGATTGATGCCTATCAGCAGGCCCGCCAATTGATGCCCGATCTTGCCAGTATGAAAACCAATCTGACGGATTTGTACTGGAAGCGGGCGAACACATTTCGCGAAAAGGGAAATTTAGATCTGGCTATTGAAGCCTATCGTGAACTTCTTGAGTTTGATTCGGGTGCCATTGATGCTCACGGTTTGCTAGGGGATTTATATTTCCAAAAACGAGACTACCCGCAGGCAATCCGCGCATTCAATGCGGTTTTCACTGCCGATCCGGAGAATGCACAAGCGCGGAACAACCTGATCGCGGTCTATCATAAATACGGGCAAGTACTCGACAATCAAAGGCGTTACGCCCAAGCGATTGCACAGCTTGAAGCGGGACTCGCGTTAGCCCCAGCACACATCAACCTTCGCTTGAGCCTCGCGTATGTCTACGAACATGCAAAGGATTTCGACAACGCGGGGAGGGTGTTTGAAGAGATTTTGGAACTTGAGCCAGATAATCTTCAAGCCAAAACGGGGTTGGTCAATCTTCAGATTCAACGCGGGAACTATCTTCTAAACCGAAAGAAATATACGGCAGCGCTCAAGGTGTTTGAAAGTATCCCAGAATCCGATCGGGGTATAGGAATCTATAATACGATTGGGTATCTTTATTTGATGAAGAAACAACCCCTGAAAGCATTGCCAGCGTTTGATGCGGCACTCGCCAGCGATCCACGGGACAAAGTTGCTTACCACAATCTCCTGAGTATTGAGTCGCAGTTTGAGGCGCAACTGAACCGTACTGATAATTCCCAAATGGCGGTGGATAATCTTGCACTTGTGCGAAATAGCCTCGTGCACTGCTTAATCGGCCGCGATGAACATCTCAAAGCGAAAGCGAAATACCGCGCTGCATTAGCCCTGGATCTCGGTGATACGGAAATTAAAGCAATCCTTATTAACACCGGTATTCGTCTTGCAAAAGCATTCCAGAAAAAGAAATGGCCCAA
The Candidatus Poribacteria bacterium genome window above contains:
- a CDS encoding Gfo/Idh/MocA family oxidoreductase; translated protein: MRDEPLRSIHVGTGGRGTWPIDVVIADPNWEPVALVDVDEPVLEIAREKTGLEKSACFSSLEEAAKVVDADAALICTPTATHAPFARMGFDAGLHVLVEKGMTTDLTLAKQLVREGEGSGVRFCVAQNYRYQPLQQTIKGLLDEGTCGTPAIVDLIHHRYRPDPRTLNYLNAMIWDMSCHHFDNLNFWFGPVQTVIARTFNTPWSQYPYDSGVYAILEYENGMVCNYGITHCAQNSSYHLRMQMDRGTLRAYDVEGIEFQPTGDGEPETIEPLSLPRSEQLVLDALREYIRNAVEPGISGRNNLQILALCQATCDAASTGAAVKVADLLET
- a CDS encoding Na+:solute symporter, producing the protein MKLSPIDGAIIISYILFALGLGIYYSKRAGRDINEFFVSGRNLPWWLAGTSMVATTFAADTPLAVTGLVVKDGIAGNWLWWNMVLSGMLATFLFSRLWRRAEVITDVELTELRYAGRSASLLRGFRALYIGLPINCITMGWVILAMQKIIVLTFNLPDTGTSKVLVVLACMLIAGIYCALSGFWGVVITDLVQFGMAMIGSIALAVIAVVKIGGIGTLKTKLSEMHGADHSILHFFPDFGAGEMAILTFGVYLGVQWWAANGVDGGGYIAQRMFAAKDERNTLLATLWFNIAHYTLRPWPWILVALVSMVVYPNLSDPEAGYPKLMLEYLPTGLLGLMLTAFLAAFMSTIDTHLNWGASYLVNDFYKRFFKPEADDRHYVVASRISVVLIMLVAGVTSLFMNSIAGAWKFLIALNAGIGLVQILRWYWWRINAWSEIAAMVTSAVVSTIVFTLPQTKDNFAYQLLIIVPISTLTWLVTTLVTSPVSEERLIAFYQRIRPNGGWWGRIPSLANVQPIEESGMPALLNWVLGSAFVYCALFGFGKLLLGFYGAGVLFLLIALVTGGLVYRGLPAR
- a CDS encoding tetratricopeptide repeat protein, coding for MKHQHPVFILSILILLLIADAASSADDYFNHITVFSDGKITRFTQMPIRVHIAPVPIGIEGVETYLESFRYAMREWEAAADGQIQFQEVKATDNADIRVRWQRSGLTRIIDTALGKTGLTRLSETDFEVDMVLALREIGSAALLSPEKMRTVCLHELGHAIGLWGHSSDSVDVLFFAATAQRPTDRDKATLHKVYATPPYTPQHEAAIAILKVQIETNPKHVRSHYLLGTVNFDKDEMDAAIANFKACLALNPYFQQANEKLLLAYQKSGRREEALVQLQKMLNREASPEGYNIAGVIYYQSQKIDEAIAAFKSALQINPRYHPAKNNLHQLYREQGIAALVDETYPQAIAFFSEALQLDPTDSTLYSLTGEVYAKSGDHQNAIAEYKKALQFNPGATDAKQNLARSYNNFGVQLTQSQRWEEAIDAYQQARQLMPDLASMKTNLTDLYWKRANTFREKGNLDLAIEAYRELLEFDSGAIDAHGLLGDLYFQKRDYPQAIRAFNAVFTADPENAQARNNLIAVYHKYGQVLDNQRRYAQAIAQLEAGLALAPAHINLRLSLAYVYEHAKDFDNAGRVFEEILELEPDNLQAKTGLVNLQIQRGNYLLNRKKYTAALKVFESIPESDRGIGIYNTIGYLYLMKKQPLKALPAFDAALASDPRDKVAYHNLLSIESQFEAQLNRTDNSQMAVDNLALVRNSLVHCLIGRDEHLKAKAKYRAALALDLGDTEIKAILINTGIRLAKAFQKKKWPKNMKEVIRWIQEQAPDNSAVQQLLEDSP